The following coding sequences lie in one Panicum virgatum strain AP13 chromosome 6N, P.virgatum_v5, whole genome shotgun sequence genomic window:
- the LOC120678721 gene encoding BURP domain-containing protein 9-like isoform X4 — protein sequence MKRQAMGALLQLLIIPFLLVAVDGADSLAKLSDEAIANPAEVKAYWGATLPNTPMPQAILDMLALQEDGKSEKEQGPKVDGDGSKLGKFFFYNHNQQVDGDSKMGRFPLYNQGAQVDGDGSKLGKFFFYNHDQQVDGDDSKMGRFLLYNQGAQVDGDGSKLGKFFFYNHDQQVDGDDSKMGRFLLYNQGAQVDGDGSKLGKFFFYNHDQQVDGDDSKMGRFLLYNQGAQVDGDGSKLGKFFFYNHDQQVDGDDSKMGRFPLYNQGAQGDKDGSKLGKFFFYNHDQQVDGDDSKMGKFPFYNQGAQVDGDGSKLGKFFFYNHDQQVDGDDSKMGRFPLYNQGAQVDGDRSKLGKFFFYNHDQQVDGDDSKMGRFLLYNQGAQVDGDGSKLGKFFFYNHDQQVDGDDSKMGRFPLYNQGAQVDEDGSKLEKFFFYNHDQQVDRDDSKMTHVHGHNGAHKIDGSQKEGVEHKHIHSHGHNHVRLPKAAEDLFFFENSLATGSTRSTLIPSTRINPPFLRHEALKHIPFSPRNITSIIDMFAPASLTMIDDISFALHQCENPEQATTGEKSGCAASIESYLEFIVSTLGTSQVRAFSADVPKEGIVSQRYTTASVRLLTHSQSVLVCHDMPYPYKVLYCHMSFPTRAYQVKLISEAHGSSMDALAVCHLNTSSWNPEHAFFKLMHVKPGQTTACHYLNRGSMVWVATAKLGDKQAAAATQ from the exons ATGAAACGCCAAGCAATGGGAGCCCTCCTCCAACTACTAATCATCCCGTTCCTTCTC GTTGCGGTGGATGGAGCAGATTCCCTTGCAAAGTTATCAGATGAAGCAATCGCGAACCCAGCGGAGGTGAAGGCGTACTGGGGAGCAACACTTCCCAACACTCCCATGCCCCAGGCAATACTTGACATGTTGGCACTCCAAGAAG ATGGCAAAAGTGAGAAGGAACAGGGCCCAAAAGTTGATGGAGATGGATCTAAGTTGGGGAAATTCTTTTTTTATAACCATAACCAACAAGTTGATGGAGACTCGAAGATGGGTAGGTTCCCTTTATACAACCAAGGTGCACAAGTCGATGGAGATGGATCAAAGTTGGGGAAATTCTTTTTTTATAACCATGACCAACAAGTTGATGGAGATGACTCGAAGATGGGTAGATTTCTTTTATACAATCAAGGTGCACAAGTTGATGGAGATGGATCAAAGTTAGGGAAATTCTTTTTTTATAACCATGACCAACAAGTTGATGGAGATGACTCGAAGATGGGTAGATTTCTTTTATACAATCAAGGTGCACAAGTTGATGGAGATGGATCAAAGTTGGGGAAATTCTTTTTTTATAACCATGACCAACAAGTTGATGGAGATGACTCGAAGATGGGTAGATTTCTTTTATACAATCAAGGTGCGCAAGTTGATGGAGATGGATCAAAGTTGGGGAAATTCTTTTTTTATAACCATGACCAACAAGTTGATGGAGATGACTCGAAGATGGGTAGGTTCCCTTTATACAACCAAGGTGCACAAGGTGATAAAGATGGATCAAAGTTGGGGAAATTCTTTTTTTATAACCATGACCAACAAGTTGATGGAGATGACTCGAAGATGGGTAAGTTCCCTTTTTACAATCAAG GTGCACAAGTTGATGGAGATGGATCAAAGTTGGGGAAATTCTTTTTTTATAACCATGACCAACAAGTTGATGGAGATGACTCGAAGATGGGTAGGTTCCCTTTATACAACCAAGGTGCACAAGTTGATGGAGATAGATCAAAGTTGGGGAAATTCTTTTTTTATAACCATGACCAACAAGTTGATGGAGATGACTCGAAGATGGGTAGATTTCTTTTATACAATCAAGGTGCACAAGTTGATGGAGATGGATCAAAGTTGGGGAAATTCTTTTTTTATAACCATGACCAACAAGTTGATGGAGATGACTCGAAGATGGGTAGGTTCCCTTTATACAACCAAGGTGCACAAGTTGATGAAGATGGATCAAAGTTGGAGAAATTCTTTTTTTATAACCATGACCAACAAGTTGATAGAGATGACTCGAAGATGACTCATGTTCATGGGCACAACGGTGCACACAAGATAGATGGTTCACAAAAAGAAG GTGTGGAACACAAGCACATTCATAGTCATGGACACAATCATGTTCGTCTCCCTAAAGCTGCAGAAGATTTGTTCTTCTTCGAGAACAGTTTGGCAACAGGATCTACGCGTTCCACGCTCATTCCCTCGACAAGAATAAATCCCCCATTTCTGCGCCACGAGGCCTTGAAACACATCCCATTCTCTCCCAGGAATATAACTAGCATCATCGACATGTTTGCACCTGCCTCCCTCACCATGATCGATGACATATCATTCGCCCTACACCAATGTGAGAACCCAGAGCAAGCAACCACTGGCGAGAAGTCCGGATGTGCCGCATCAATCGAGTCATACCTTGAGTTCATTGTATCGACACTTGGTACGAGTCAGGTACGGGCCTTCTCTGCTGATGTTCCAAAGGAAGGCATAGTGTCCCAGAGGTACACAACAGCATCCGTCAGATTGCTGACTCATTCACAGAGTGTCCTAGTATGCCATGATATGCCATACCCATACAAGGTATTGTACTGCCACATGTCCTTTCCAACTAGGGCATACCAGGTGAAACTCATAAGCGAAGCACATGGATCATCCATGGATGCGCTGGCGGTGTGCCACCTCAACACGTCGTCCTGGAATCCTGAGCATGCTTTCTTCAAGCTCATGCATGTGAAACCAGGACAGACAACGGCGTGCCACTACCTCAACAGAGGCAGCATGGTTTGGGTGGCTACCGCTAAACTGGGAGACAAGCAAGCAGCAGCCGCAACCCAGTAA
- the LOC120678721 gene encoding BURP domain-containing protein 9-like isoform X5 produces the protein MKRQAMGALLQLLIIPFLLVAVDGADSLAKLSDEAIANPAEVKAYWGATLPNTPMPQAILDMLALQEDGKSEKEQGPKVDGDGSKLGKFFFYNHDQQVDGDDSKMGRFPLYNQGAQGDKDGSKLGKFFFYNHDQQVDGDDSKMGKFPFYNQGAQVDGDGSKLGKFFFYNHDQQVDGDDSKMGRFLLYNQGAQVDGDGSKLGKFFFYNHDQQVDGDDSKMGRFPLYNQGAQVDGDRSKLGKFFFYNHDQQVDGDDSKMGRFLLYNQGAQVDGDGSKLGKFFFYNHDQQVDGDDSKMGRFPLYNQGAQVDEDGSKLEKFFFYNHDQQVDRDDSKMTHVHGHNGAHKIDGSQKEGVEHKHIHSHGHNHVRLPKAAEDLFFFENSLATGSTRSTLIPSTRINPPFLRHEALKHIPFSPRNITSIIDMFAPASLTMIDDISFALHQCENPEQATTGEKSGCAASIESYLEFIVSTLGTSQVRAFSADVPKEGIVSQRYTTASVRLLTHSQSVLVCHDMPYPYKVLYCHMSFPTRAYQVKLISEAHGSSMDALAVCHLNTSSWNPEHAFFKLMHVKPGQTTACHYLNRGSMVWVATAKLGDKQAAAATQ, from the exons ATGAAACGCCAAGCAATGGGAGCCCTCCTCCAACTACTAATCATCCCGTTCCTTCTC GTTGCGGTGGATGGAGCAGATTCCCTTGCAAAGTTATCAGATGAAGCAATCGCGAACCCAGCGGAGGTGAAGGCGTACTGGGGAGCAACACTTCCCAACACTCCCATGCCCCAGGCAATACTTGACATGTTGGCACTCCAAGAAG ATGGCAAAAGTGAGAAGGAACAGGGCCCAAAAGTTGATGGAG ATGGATCAAAGTTGGGGAAATTCTTTTTTTATAACCATGACCAACAAGTTGATGGAGATGACTCGAAGATGGGTAGGTTCCCTTTATACAACCAAGGTGCACAAGGTGATAAAGATGGATCAAAGTTGGGGAAATTCTTTTTTTATAACCATGACCAACAAGTTGATGGAGATGACTCGAAGATGGGTAAGTTCCCTTTTTACAATCAAGGTGCACAAGTTGATGGAGATGGATCAAAGTTGGGGAAATTCTTTTTTTATAACCATGACCAACAAGTTGATGGAGATGACTCGAAGATGGGTAGATTTCTTTTATACAATCAAGGTGCACAAGTTGATGGAGATGGATCAAAGTTGGGGAAATTCTTTTTTTATAACCATGACCAACAAGTTGATGGAGATGACTCGAAGATGGGTAGGTTCCCTTTATACAACCAAGGTGCACAAGTTGATGGAGATAGATCAAAGTTGGGGAAATTCTTTTTTTATAACCATGACCAACAAGTTGATGGAGATGACTCGAAGATGGGTAGATTTCTTTTATACAATCAAGGTGCACAAGTTGATGGAGATGGATCAAAGTTGGGGAAATTCTTTTTTTATAACCATGACCAACAAGTTGATGGAGATGACTCGAAGATGGGTAGGTTCCCTTTATACAACCAAGGTGCACAAGTTGATGAAGATGGATCAAAGTTGGAGAAATTCTTTTTTTATAACCATGACCAACAAGTTGATAGAGATGACTCGAAGATGACTCATGTTCATGGGCACAACGGTGCACACAAGATAGATGGTTCACAAAAAGAAG GTGTGGAACACAAGCACATTCATAGTCATGGACACAATCATGTTCGTCTCCCTAAAGCTGCAGAAGATTTGTTCTTCTTCGAGAACAGTTTGGCAACAGGATCTACGCGTTCCACGCTCATTCCCTCGACAAGAATAAATCCCCCATTTCTGCGCCACGAGGCCTTGAAACACATCCCATTCTCTCCCAGGAATATAACTAGCATCATCGACATGTTTGCACCTGCCTCCCTCACCATGATCGATGACATATCATTCGCCCTACACCAATGTGAGAACCCAGAGCAAGCAACCACTGGCGAGAAGTCCGGATGTGCCGCATCAATCGAGTCATACCTTGAGTTCATTGTATCGACACTTGGTACGAGTCAGGTACGGGCCTTCTCTGCTGATGTTCCAAAGGAAGGCATAGTGTCCCAGAGGTACACAACAGCATCCGTCAGATTGCTGACTCATTCACAGAGTGTCCTAGTATGCCATGATATGCCATACCCATACAAGGTATTGTACTGCCACATGTCCTTTCCAACTAGGGCATACCAGGTGAAACTCATAAGCGAAGCACATGGATCATCCATGGATGCGCTGGCGGTGTGCCACCTCAACACGTCGTCCTGGAATCCTGAGCATGCTTTCTTCAAGCTCATGCATGTGAAACCAGGACAGACAACGGCGTGCCACTACCTCAACAGAGGCAGCATGGTTTGGGTGGCTACCGCTAAACTGGGAGACAAGCAAGCAGCAGCCGCAACCCAGTAA
- the LOC120678721 gene encoding BURP domain-containing protein 9-like isoform X1, with protein sequence MKRQAMGALLQLLIIPFLLVAVDGADSLAKLSDEAIANPAEVKAYWGATLPNTPMPQAILDMLALQEDGKSEKEQGPKVDGDGSKLGKFFFYNHNQQVDGDSKMGRFPLYNQGAQVDGDGSKLGKFFFYNHDQQVDGDDSKMGRFLLYNQGAQVDGDGSKLGKFFFYNHDQQVDGDDSKMGRFLLYNQGAQVDGDGSKLGKFFFYNHDQQVDGDDSKMGRFLLYNQGAQVDGDGSKLGKFFFYNHDQQVDGDDSKMGRFPLYNQGAQGDKDGSKLGKFFFYNHDQQVDGDDSKMGKFPFYNQGAQVDGDGSKLGKFFFYNHDQQVDGDDSKMGRFLLYNQGAQVDGDGSKLGKFFFYNHDQQVDGDDSKMGRFPLYNQGAQVDGDRSKLGKFFFYNHDQQVDGDDSKMGRFLLYNQGAQVDGDGSKLGKFFFYNHDQQVDGDDSKMGRFPLYNQGAQVDEDGSKLEKFFFYNHDQQVDRDDSKMTHVHGHNGAHKIDGSQKEGVEHKHIHSHGHNHVRLPKAAEDLFFFENSLATGSTRSTLIPSTRINPPFLRHEALKHIPFSPRNITSIIDMFAPASLTMIDDISFALHQCENPEQATTGEKSGCAASIESYLEFIVSTLGTSQVRAFSADVPKEGIVSQRYTTASVRLLTHSQSVLVCHDMPYPYKVLYCHMSFPTRAYQVKLISEAHGSSMDALAVCHLNTSSWNPEHAFFKLMHVKPGQTTACHYLNRGSMVWVATAKLGDKQAAAATQ encoded by the exons ATGAAACGCCAAGCAATGGGAGCCCTCCTCCAACTACTAATCATCCCGTTCCTTCTC GTTGCGGTGGATGGAGCAGATTCCCTTGCAAAGTTATCAGATGAAGCAATCGCGAACCCAGCGGAGGTGAAGGCGTACTGGGGAGCAACACTTCCCAACACTCCCATGCCCCAGGCAATACTTGACATGTTGGCACTCCAAGAAG ATGGCAAAAGTGAGAAGGAACAGGGCCCAAAAGTTGATGGAGATGGATCTAAGTTGGGGAAATTCTTTTTTTATAACCATAACCAACAAGTTGATGGAGACTCGAAGATGGGTAGGTTCCCTTTATACAACCAAGGTGCACAAGTCGATGGAGATGGATCAAAGTTGGGGAAATTCTTTTTTTATAACCATGACCAACAAGTTGATGGAGATGACTCGAAGATGGGTAGATTTCTTTTATACAATCAAGGTGCACAAGTTGATGGAGATGGATCAAAGTTAGGGAAATTCTTTTTTTATAACCATGACCAACAAGTTGATGGAGATGACTCGAAGATGGGTAGATTTCTTTTATACAATCAAGGTGCACAAGTTGATGGAGATGGATCAAAGTTGGGGAAATTCTTTTTTTATAACCATGACCAACAAGTTGATGGAGATGACTCGAAGATGGGTAGATTTCTTTTATACAATCAAGGTGCGCAAGTTGATGGAGATGGATCAAAGTTGGGGAAATTCTTTTTTTATAACCATGACCAACAAGTTGATGGAGATGACTCGAAGATGGGTAGGTTCCCTTTATACAACCAAGGTGCACAAGGTGATAAAGATGGATCAAAGTTGGGGAAATTCTTTTTTTATAACCATGACCAACAAGTTGATGGAGATGACTCGAAGATGGGTAAGTTCCCTTTTTACAATCAAGGTGCACAAGTTGATGGAGATGGATCAAAGTTGGGGAAATTCTTTTTTTATAACCATGACCAACAAGTTGATGGAGATGACTCGAAGATGGGTAGATTTCTTTTATACAATCAAGGTGCACAAGTTGATGGAGATGGATCAAAGTTGGGGAAATTCTTTTTTTATAACCATGACCAACAAGTTGATGGAGATGACTCGAAGATGGGTAGGTTCCCTTTATACAACCAAGGTGCACAAGTTGATGGAGATAGATCAAAGTTGGGGAAATTCTTTTTTTATAACCATGACCAACAAGTTGATGGAGATGACTCGAAGATGGGTAGATTTCTTTTATACAATCAAGGTGCACAAGTTGATGGAGATGGATCAAAGTTGGGGAAATTCTTTTTTTATAACCATGACCAACAAGTTGATGGAGATGACTCGAAGATGGGTAGGTTCCCTTTATACAACCAAGGTGCACAAGTTGATGAAGATGGATCAAAGTTGGAGAAATTCTTTTTTTATAACCATGACCAACAAGTTGATAGAGATGACTCGAAGATGACTCATGTTCATGGGCACAACGGTGCACACAAGATAGATGGTTCACAAAAAGAAG GTGTGGAACACAAGCACATTCATAGTCATGGACACAATCATGTTCGTCTCCCTAAAGCTGCAGAAGATTTGTTCTTCTTCGAGAACAGTTTGGCAACAGGATCTACGCGTTCCACGCTCATTCCCTCGACAAGAATAAATCCCCCATTTCTGCGCCACGAGGCCTTGAAACACATCCCATTCTCTCCCAGGAATATAACTAGCATCATCGACATGTTTGCACCTGCCTCCCTCACCATGATCGATGACATATCATTCGCCCTACACCAATGTGAGAACCCAGAGCAAGCAACCACTGGCGAGAAGTCCGGATGTGCCGCATCAATCGAGTCATACCTTGAGTTCATTGTATCGACACTTGGTACGAGTCAGGTACGGGCCTTCTCTGCTGATGTTCCAAAGGAAGGCATAGTGTCCCAGAGGTACACAACAGCATCCGTCAGATTGCTGACTCATTCACAGAGTGTCCTAGTATGCCATGATATGCCATACCCATACAAGGTATTGTACTGCCACATGTCCTTTCCAACTAGGGCATACCAGGTGAAACTCATAAGCGAAGCACATGGATCATCCATGGATGCGCTGGCGGTGTGCCACCTCAACACGTCGTCCTGGAATCCTGAGCATGCTTTCTTCAAGCTCATGCATGTGAAACCAGGACAGACAACGGCGTGCCACTACCTCAACAGAGGCAGCATGGTTTGGGTGGCTACCGCTAAACTGGGAGACAAGCAAGCAGCAGCCGCAACCCAGTAA
- the LOC120678721 gene encoding BURP domain-containing protein 9-like isoform X2 has protein sequence MKRQAMGALLQLLIIPFLLVAVDGADSLAKLSDEAIANPAEVKAYWGATLPNTPMPQAILDMLALQEDGKSEKEQGPKVDGDGSKLGKFFFYNHDQQVDGDDSKMGRFLLYNQGAQVDGDGSKLGKFFFYNHDQQVDGDDSKMGRFLLYNQGAQVDGDGSKLGKFFFYNHDQQVDGDDSKMGRFLLYNQGAQVDGDGSKLGKFFFYNHDQQVDGDDSKMGRFPLYNQGAQGDKDGSKLGKFFFYNHDQQVDGDDSKMGKFPFYNQGAQVDGDGSKLGKFFFYNHDQQVDGDDSKMGRFLLYNQGAQVDGDGSKLGKFFFYNHDQQVDGDDSKMGRFPLYNQGAQVDGDRSKLGKFFFYNHDQQVDGDDSKMGRFLLYNQGAQVDGDGSKLGKFFFYNHDQQVDGDDSKMGRFPLYNQGAQVDEDGSKLEKFFFYNHDQQVDRDDSKMTHVHGHNGAHKIDGSQKEGVEHKHIHSHGHNHVRLPKAAEDLFFFENSLATGSTRSTLIPSTRINPPFLRHEALKHIPFSPRNITSIIDMFAPASLTMIDDISFALHQCENPEQATTGEKSGCAASIESYLEFIVSTLGTSQVRAFSADVPKEGIVSQRYTTASVRLLTHSQSVLVCHDMPYPYKVLYCHMSFPTRAYQVKLISEAHGSSMDALAVCHLNTSSWNPEHAFFKLMHVKPGQTTACHYLNRGSMVWVATAKLGDKQAAAATQ, from the exons ATGAAACGCCAAGCAATGGGAGCCCTCCTCCAACTACTAATCATCCCGTTCCTTCTC GTTGCGGTGGATGGAGCAGATTCCCTTGCAAAGTTATCAGATGAAGCAATCGCGAACCCAGCGGAGGTGAAGGCGTACTGGGGAGCAACACTTCCCAACACTCCCATGCCCCAGGCAATACTTGACATGTTGGCACTCCAAGAAG ATGGCAAAAGTGAGAAGGAACAGGGCCCAAAAGTTGATGGAG ATGGATCAAAGTTGGGGAAATTCTTTTTTTATAACCATGACCAACAAGTTGATGGAGATGACTCGAAGATGGGTAGATTTCTTTTATACAATCAAGGTGCACAAGTTGATGGAGATGGATCAAAGTTAGGGAAATTCTTTTTTTATAACCATGACCAACAAGTTGATGGAGATGACTCGAAGATGGGTAGATTTCTTTTATACAATCAAGGTGCACAAGTTGATGGAGATGGATCAAAGTTGGGGAAATTCTTTTTTTATAACCATGACCAACAAGTTGATGGAGATGACTCGAAGATGGGTAGATTTCTTTTATACAATCAAGGTGCGCAAGTTGATGGAGATGGATCAAAGTTGGGGAAATTCTTTTTTTATAACCATGACCAACAAGTTGATGGAGATGACTCGAAGATGGGTAGGTTCCCTTTATACAACCAAGGTGCACAAGGTGATAAAGATGGATCAAAGTTGGGGAAATTCTTTTTTTATAACCATGACCAACAAGTTGATGGAGATGACTCGAAGATGGGTAAGTTCCCTTTTTACAATCAAGGTGCACAAGTTGATGGAGATGGATCAAAGTTGGGGAAATTCTTTTTTTATAACCATGACCAACAAGTTGATGGAGATGACTCGAAGATGGGTAGATTTCTTTTATACAATCAAGGTGCACAAGTTGATGGAGATGGATCAAAGTTGGGGAAATTCTTTTTTTATAACCATGACCAACAAGTTGATGGAGATGACTCGAAGATGGGTAGGTTCCCTTTATACAACCAAGGTGCACAAGTTGATGGAGATAGATCAAAGTTGGGGAAATTCTTTTTTTATAACCATGACCAACAAGTTGATGGAGATGACTCGAAGATGGGTAGATTTCTTTTATACAATCAAGGTGCACAAGTTGATGGAGATGGATCAAAGTTGGGGAAATTCTTTTTTTATAACCATGACCAACAAGTTGATGGAGATGACTCGAAGATGGGTAGGTTCCCTTTATACAACCAAGGTGCACAAGTTGATGAAGATGGATCAAAGTTGGAGAAATTCTTTTTTTATAACCATGACCAACAAGTTGATAGAGATGACTCGAAGATGACTCATGTTCATGGGCACAACGGTGCACACAAGATAGATGGTTCACAAAAAGAAG GTGTGGAACACAAGCACATTCATAGTCATGGACACAATCATGTTCGTCTCCCTAAAGCTGCAGAAGATTTGTTCTTCTTCGAGAACAGTTTGGCAACAGGATCTACGCGTTCCACGCTCATTCCCTCGACAAGAATAAATCCCCCATTTCTGCGCCACGAGGCCTTGAAACACATCCCATTCTCTCCCAGGAATATAACTAGCATCATCGACATGTTTGCACCTGCCTCCCTCACCATGATCGATGACATATCATTCGCCCTACACCAATGTGAGAACCCAGAGCAAGCAACCACTGGCGAGAAGTCCGGATGTGCCGCATCAATCGAGTCATACCTTGAGTTCATTGTATCGACACTTGGTACGAGTCAGGTACGGGCCTTCTCTGCTGATGTTCCAAAGGAAGGCATAGTGTCCCAGAGGTACACAACAGCATCCGTCAGATTGCTGACTCATTCACAGAGTGTCCTAGTATGCCATGATATGCCATACCCATACAAGGTATTGTACTGCCACATGTCCTTTCCAACTAGGGCATACCAGGTGAAACTCATAAGCGAAGCACATGGATCATCCATGGATGCGCTGGCGGTGTGCCACCTCAACACGTCGTCCTGGAATCCTGAGCATGCTTTCTTCAAGCTCATGCATGTGAAACCAGGACAGACAACGGCGTGCCACTACCTCAACAGAGGCAGCATGGTTTGGGTGGCTACCGCTAAACTGGGAGACAAGCAAGCAGCAGCCGCAACCCAGTAA
- the LOC120678721 gene encoding BURP domain-containing protein 9-like isoform X3, translating to MKRQAMGALLQLLIIPFLLVAVDGADSLAKLSDEAIANPAEVKAYWGATLPNTPMPQAILDMLALQEDGKSEKEQGPKVDGDGSKLGKFFFYNHNQQVDGDSKMGRFPLYNQGAQVDGDGSKLGKFFFYNHDQQVDGDDSKMGRFLLYNQGAQVDGDGSKLGKFFFYNHDQQVDGDDSKMGRFLLYNQGAQVDGDGSKLGKFFFYNHDQQVDGDDSKMGRFPLYNQGAQGDKDGSKLGKFFFYNHDQQVDGDDSKMGKFPFYNQGAQVDGDGSKLGKFFFYNHDQQVDGDDSKMGRFLLYNQGAQVDGDGSKLGKFFFYNHDQQVDGDDSKMGRFPLYNQGAQVDGDRSKLGKFFFYNHDQQVDGDDSKMGRFLLYNQGAQVDGDGSKLGKFFFYNHDQQVDGDDSKMGRFPLYNQGAQVDEDGSKLEKFFFYNHDQQVDRDDSKMTHVHGHNGAHKIDGSQKEGVEHKHIHSHGHNHVRLPKAAEDLFFFENSLATGSTRSTLIPSTRINPPFLRHEALKHIPFSPRNITSIIDMFAPASLTMIDDISFALHQCENPEQATTGEKSGCAASIESYLEFIVSTLGTSQVRAFSADVPKEGIVSQRYTTASVRLLTHSQSVLVCHDMPYPYKVLYCHMSFPTRAYQVKLISEAHGSSMDALAVCHLNTSSWNPEHAFFKLMHVKPGQTTACHYLNRGSMVWVATAKLGDKQAAAATQ from the exons ATGAAACGCCAAGCAATGGGAGCCCTCCTCCAACTACTAATCATCCCGTTCCTTCTC GTTGCGGTGGATGGAGCAGATTCCCTTGCAAAGTTATCAGATGAAGCAATCGCGAACCCAGCGGAGGTGAAGGCGTACTGGGGAGCAACACTTCCCAACACTCCCATGCCCCAGGCAATACTTGACATGTTGGCACTCCAAGAAG ATGGCAAAAGTGAGAAGGAACAGGGCCCAAAAGTTGATGGAGATGGATCTAAGTTGGGGAAATTCTTTTTTTATAACCATAACCAACAAGTTGATGGAGACTCGAAGATGGGTAGGTTCCCTTTATACAACCAAG GTGCACAAGTTGATGGAGATGGATCAAAGTTAGGGAAATTCTTTTTTTATAACCATGACCAACAAGTTGATGGAGATGACTCGAAGATGGGTAGATTTCTTTTATACAATCAAGGTGCACAAGTTGATGGAGATGGATCAAAGTTGGGGAAATTCTTTTTTTATAACCATGACCAACAAGTTGATGGAGATGACTCGAAGATGGGTAGATTTCTTTTATACAATCAAGGTGCGCAAGTTGATGGAGATGGATCAAAGTTGGGGAAATTCTTTTTTTATAACCATGACCAACAAGTTGATGGAGATGACTCGAAGATGGGTAGGTTCCCTTTATACAACCAAGGTGCACAAGGTGATAAAGATGGATCAAAGTTGGGGAAATTCTTTTTTTATAACCATGACCAACAAGTTGATGGAGATGACTCGAAGATGGGTAAGTTCCCTTTTTACAATCAAGGTGCACAAGTTGATGGAGATGGATCAAAGTTGGGGAAATTCTTTTTTTATAACCATGACCAACAAGTTGATGGAGATGACTCGAAGATGGGTAGATTTCTTTTATACAATCAAGGTGCACAAGTTGATGGAGATGGATCAAAGTTGGGGAAATTCTTTTTTTATAACCATGACCAACAAGTTGATGGAGATGACTCGAAGATGGGTAGGTTCCCTTTATACAACCAAGGTGCACAAGTTGATGGAGATAGATCAAAGTTGGGGAAATTCTTTTTTTATAACCATGACCAACAAGTTGATGGAGATGACTCGAAGATGGGTAGATTTCTTTTATACAATCAAGGTGCACAAGTTGATGGAGATGGATCAAAGTTGGGGAAATTCTTTTTTTATAACCATGACCAACAAGTTGATGGAGATGACTCGAAGATGGGTAGGTTCCCTTTATACAACCAAGGTGCACAAGTTGATGAAGATGGATCAAAGTTGGAGAAATTCTTTTTTTATAACCATGACCAACAAGTTGATAGAGATGACTCGAAGATGACTCATGTTCATGGGCACAACGGTGCACACAAGATAGATGGTTCACAAAAAGAAG GTGTGGAACACAAGCACATTCATAGTCATGGACACAATCATGTTCGTCTCCCTAAAGCTGCAGAAGATTTGTTCTTCTTCGAGAACAGTTTGGCAACAGGATCTACGCGTTCCACGCTCATTCCCTCGACAAGAATAAATCCCCCATTTCTGCGCCACGAGGCCTTGAAACACATCCCATTCTCTCCCAGGAATATAACTAGCATCATCGACATGTTTGCACCTGCCTCCCTCACCATGATCGATGACATATCATTCGCCCTACACCAATGTGAGAACCCAGAGCAAGCAACCACTGGCGAGAAGTCCGGATGTGCCGCATCAATCGAGTCATACCTTGAGTTCATTGTATCGACACTTGGTACGAGTCAGGTACGGGCCTTCTCTGCTGATGTTCCAAAGGAAGGCATAGTGTCCCAGAGGTACACAACAGCATCCGTCAGATTGCTGACTCATTCACAGAGTGTCCTAGTATGCCATGATATGCCATACCCATACAAGGTATTGTACTGCCACATGTCCTTTCCAACTAGGGCATACCAGGTGAAACTCATAAGCGAAGCACATGGATCATCCATGGATGCGCTGGCGGTGTGCCACCTCAACACGTCGTCCTGGAATCCTGAGCATGCTTTCTTCAAGCTCATGCATGTGAAACCAGGACAGACAACGGCGTGCCACTACCTCAACAGAGGCAGCATGGTTTGGGTGGCTACCGCTAAACTGGGAGACAAGCAAGCAGCAGCCGCAACCCAGTAA